A genome region from Erwinia tasmaniensis Et1/99 includes the following:
- a CDS encoding DsbA family protein has product MKKLLALAIAASLLLSCTALADTGTTFSPAQQQEIQKITEQWLTAHPEILIKMGKKLQQRQQKAQQTQLSDGVVKLAAQLQQVKGIPHAGPEDASVIVTEFFDYQCVYCHRDARIVEKLIQDNPKVKFVFRDWPIFAGQYPLSNTAALTGIGIYREAGADAYLKYHNGIFATGHDEGKLREQDIADVAAKAMGKTPKLDDLKSYTATIDKNDMLAKAIGANGTPLFIVMPASNPTAENITVIPGAASLDVLQTAINHAR; this is encoded by the coding sequence GTGAAAAAACTTTTAGCCCTCGCTATTGCCGCCTCACTGTTACTCAGCTGCACAGCCCTGGCAGACACGGGCACCACTTTCAGCCCGGCACAGCAGCAGGAAATTCAGAAGATCACCGAGCAGTGGCTGACCGCCCACCCGGAAATCCTAATCAAGATGGGCAAGAAACTTCAGCAGCGCCAGCAGAAGGCGCAGCAGACCCAGCTCAGTGACGGCGTGGTGAAGCTCGCAGCGCAGCTACAGCAGGTGAAGGGGATTCCCCACGCCGGGCCGGAGGATGCCAGCGTGATCGTCACCGAGTTCTTTGACTACCAGTGCGTGTACTGTCACCGCGATGCGCGGATTGTGGAAAAGCTGATACAGGACAATCCGAAGGTGAAATTCGTCTTCCGCGACTGGCCTATCTTTGCCGGGCAGTACCCGCTCAGCAACACGGCTGCGCTCACCGGGATCGGGATTTACCGCGAGGCTGGCGCTGACGCCTATCTGAAGTACCACAACGGCATTTTTGCCACGGGCCATGACGAAGGGAAGCTGAGGGAGCAGGACATTGCGGACGTGGCGGCGAAGGCGATGGGCAAAACCCCCAAGCTCGATGACCTGAAAAGCTACACCGCGACCATTGATAAAAACGACATGCTGGCGAAGGCCATTGGGGCTAACGGTACGCCGCTGTTTATCGTGATGCCTGCAAGCAACCCTACGGCGGAAAATATTACCGTTATACCCGGCGCTGCGTCCCTTGATGTACTACAGACCGCGATTAATCACGCCCGCTAA
- a CDS encoding type II toxin-antitoxin system RelE/ParE family toxin produces the protein MIKSFKHKGLKRFFETGNTAGVMNEHGDNLRKCLASIHQAENITDLSLPSLRLHRLKGDRKNVWSVTVRANWRITFEFTDGDAYILNYEDYH, from the coding sequence ATGATTAAATCCTTCAAGCATAAGGGGTTAAAACGTTTCTTTGAAACGGGTAATACTGCTGGGGTGATGAATGAACATGGTGACAACCTCCGCAAGTGCCTAGCGTCTATTCACCAGGCTGAGAATATCACTGACCTGAGCCTGCCGTCACTGCGGCTTCATCGCCTCAAGGGCGACCGCAAAAATGTCTGGTCTGTAACCGTGCGGGCAAACTGGCGTATCACCTTTGAATTCACGGACGGTGATGCCTACATTCTTAACTACGAGGATTACCACTGA
- a CDS encoding HigA family addiction module antitoxin — protein sequence MKMHNPPHPGTVVADNIAALNLTLRDVAKALDVSPSTLQRLTKEQIAISPEMAVRLSTVIGSSPEWWLRMQDAWSLYHAEHNLDLTRLTRLTPPAANLDSATV from the coding sequence ATGAAGATGCACAATCCGCCCCATCCGGGCACGGTCGTTGCGGACAACATTGCCGCGCTGAATCTCACCCTACGTGACGTGGCAAAGGCGCTGGACGTATCCCCGTCCACGCTTCAGCGCCTCACCAAAGAGCAGATCGCAATCAGCCCCGAAATGGCGGTGCGCCTGTCCACGGTCATCGGTAGTTCGCCTGAGTGGTGGCTGCGGATGCAGGACGCATGGAGCCTGTACCACGCGGAGCATAACCTCGACCTTACCCGCCTTACCCGGCTGACGCCGCCTGCCGCCAACCTGGACAGCGCCACGGTTTAA
- the repA gene encoding plasmid replication initiator RepA has product MTTESPKKSLKSAGCHCPTPAYRRPQKFAALRGEHGRLYNLWTRQVPNAAPGVREASRNFSDSAFFRIDVPSMPCRARAPRQESRRLTDAVMQLMLSTVNIATDVVPLCLQEIAKQVSVRDAQGNITHVVTPCRISRKMKELCNLGLIAMSNAVVDRIDRINLTQYVRVTPLFWRLAGASEDALLRQKLARRKKDFPHFSDHASNSAVEHMRYEYVASLRERVILSRIDRHQPAFLARLLRASASQADRVDALYRAVMARMYDLKFFASRQRIIPAADRLIARVMARLPHTIPIPLSD; this is encoded by the coding sequence GTGACCACTGAATCCCCGAAAAAATCACTTAAATCGGCAGGTTGCCACTGTCCAACCCCCGCTTATCGTCGCCCGCAAAAATTTGCAGCGCTGCGCGGGGAGCACGGCAGACTCTATAACCTCTGGACACGCCAGGTGCCTAATGCCGCGCCGGGTGTGCGTGAAGCCTCCCGCAACTTCTCAGATAGCGCTTTTTTCCGCATTGACGTACCCTCAATGCCGTGTCGTGCCCGTGCGCCGCGCCAGGAATCCAGACGCCTGACGGATGCGGTGATGCAGCTCATGCTGAGTACAGTGAACATTGCAACGGACGTGGTGCCGCTGTGTCTTCAGGAAATAGCTAAGCAGGTGAGCGTGCGCGATGCACAGGGCAATATCACGCACGTTGTCACGCCCTGCCGCATCAGTCGTAAAATGAAGGAATTGTGCAATCTGGGCCTGATTGCAATGAGCAACGCCGTGGTGGACAGGATAGATCGCATCAATCTGACGCAGTACGTGCGTGTGACGCCGCTGTTCTGGCGGCTGGCGGGCGCATCGGAAGATGCACTACTGAGGCAGAAACTGGCCCGGCGCAAAAAAGATTTCCCGCACTTCAGCGATCATGCCAGCAACAGCGCCGTTGAACACATGCGTTATGAATACGTGGCCTCGCTGCGCGAGCGGGTAATCCTGAGCCGTATTGACAGGCATCAGCCCGCATTTCTGGCCCGGCTGTTGCGTGCCAGCGCCAGCCAGGCTGACCGCGTAGATGCGCTTTACCGGGCGGTGATGGCCCGCATGTACGATCTGAAATTCTTCGCCAGCCGACAGCGCATCATTCCCGCCGCTGACCGCTTGATTGCCCGTGTTATGGCCCGCCTGCCGCACACGATCCCTATACCGCTCTCAGACTAA